A region of the Oceanispirochaeta sp. genome:
TACCATAGACATTCAGGGAATGAAAAATTGTGTAAAAGTTCTTGAAGATGGAGATTTCCTCTGCCTCGCACCGGAAGGAACCAGAAGCGGAACAGGCGTGCTGGGTGAAGGAAAAGCCGGGGTCATTATGTTTGCACAGAAAGGAAATGCTCCCATTATTCCCATGGCCCACTGGGGAGGAGAGAATTTCATTTCTAATATAAAGAAATTGAAAAGGACTCCTTTTAAGATCCGTGTCGGAGATCCGGTGGAAATATCCCTTCCTGAGGGTGTAAAGTCCGATTCCAGGGTCAGGCAGCAGATTGCCGACGAGGTAATGGTCGAAATCGCCAAATTAATGCCTGAAAAATATCATGGCGCTTATAAAGGAAAGACCTCAGTGGAACCGGAATATTTAAAAAAGTTGGTGTGAGAGTTTCTCTTTATTCGTCATAATAAATTTGAACCTCCCCGCATTTTGAATTATTATGGAATTACAAATGTATGAAGGGAGGTCAATATGAATCCCATGACAAATCAGTCCTATGAGTTTGCAGTATTTGCTGGGGGCTGCTTCTGGTGTATGGAAGGTCCGTTTACCGCTCTGAAAGGTGTGACTGAAGTCCGTTCGGGTTATTGTGGCGGTCAGACAGCCAATCCAGGTTATGAAGAGGTCTGTACTGGACGAACAGGTCACTACGAAGCGGTCCGCATCAAATATAATCCTGATGAAATATCCTATTCCCGTCTCCTCGATATTTTCTGGCGTCAG
Encoded here:
- a CDS encoding 1-acyl-sn-glycerol-3-phosphate acyltransferase, whose translation is TCKIDTSEMDRIPAKGPYILIINHISFLEAPIFYIFMRPRRTIAMAKSELWDKKFTAFLMNLWEVLPIKRDTIDIQGMKNCVKVLEDGDFLCLAPEGTRSGTGVLGEGKAGVIMFAQKGNAPIIPMAHWGGENFISNIKKLKRTPFKIRVGDPVEISLPEGVKSDSRVRQQIADEVMVEIAKLMPEKYHGAYKGKTSVEPEYLKKLV